Proteins found in one Sorghum bicolor cultivar BTx623 chromosome 1, Sorghum_bicolor_NCBIv3, whole genome shotgun sequence genomic segment:
- the LOC8059257 gene encoding uncharacterized protein LOC8059257 isoform X1: MILAVLFANSEGNILIERFHGVPAEERLHWRSFLVKLGSENLKGSKNEELHVASHKSVSIVYTTIGDVCLYIVGKDEYDELALAEVIFAVTSAVKDVCGKPPTERLFLDKYGRICLCLDEIVWQGLLENTEKDRVRRLIRLKPPVEP; encoded by the exons ATGATACTGGCCGTGCTCTTCGCCAACTCCGAGGGGAACATCCTCATCGAGCG ATTCCATGGGGTTCCcgccgaggagaggctccactgGCGCTCCTTCCTCGTGAAGCTCGGATCCGAGAACCTCAAGGGATCCAAGAACGAGGAGCTCCACGTTGCCTCCCATAA GTCCGTGTCTATTGTTTATACCACGATCGGGGACGTCTGCCTGTACATTGTTGGCAAGGATGAATATGATGAGCTTGCTT TGGCCGAGGTGATTTTTGCAGTTACATCAGCAGTCAAGGATGTTTGCGGAAAACCTCCTACTGAGCGCCTCTTCCTTGACAAATATGGGAGGATCTGCTTGTGCCTCGATGAGATTGTTTGGCAG GGTTTGCTCGAAAACACAGAGAAAGACAGAGTGCGGAGGTTGATTAGACTAAAGCCTCCTGTTGAGCCATGA
- the LOC8059257 gene encoding uncharacterized protein LOC8059257 isoform X2: MILAVLFANSEGNILIERFHGVPAEERLHWRSFLVKLGSENLKGSKNEELHVASHKSVSIVYTTIGDVCLYIVGKDEYDELAFTSAVKDVCGKPPTERLFLDKYGRICLCLDEIVWQGLLENTEKDRVRRLIRLKPPVEP, translated from the exons ATGATACTGGCCGTGCTCTTCGCCAACTCCGAGGGGAACATCCTCATCGAGCG ATTCCATGGGGTTCCcgccgaggagaggctccactgGCGCTCCTTCCTCGTGAAGCTCGGATCCGAGAACCTCAAGGGATCCAAGAACGAGGAGCTCCACGTTGCCTCCCATAA GTCCGTGTCTATTGTTTATACCACGATCGGGGACGTCTGCCTGTACATTGTTGGCAAGGATGAATATGATGAGCTTGCTT TTACATCAGCAGTCAAGGATGTTTGCGGAAAACCTCCTACTGAGCGCCTCTTCCTTGACAAATATGGGAGGATCTGCTTGTGCCTCGATGAGATTGTTTGGCAG GGTTTGCTCGAAAACACAGAGAAAGACAGAGTGCGGAGGTTGATTAGACTAAAGCCTCCTGTTGAGCCATGA
- the LOC8060693 gene encoding pentatricopeptide repeat-containing protein At5g46580, chloroplastic yields the protein MAPPTAASASASAFLFLSPPRSRSRYQHPKTKPKHTATILCSSSAATATGSASPSLSEQLEPLSRTLLHDKPTPIADRPTPEPTWVNPTRPKPSVLSLSRHRRRSPSANASSAPLQPLLRALRALPEDADLAATLDAFFLQQGGQGQGQGQGAAPSPSDALLLLNYLHPSWRKTLSLLAWLRALPAGAFQLDTIFFNVALKSLRAARQWPHAERLALDMLDAGVPLDNITYSTLITAARRCRQFAKAVEWFERMYAADGVLPDEVTYSAVLDVYAQLGMKEEVLALFDRARGSGWKPDHVAFAVLAKMFGEAGDYEGIQFVFKEMTEVGIKPNIFVYNALLEALGKTGKPGLARNLFEEMVEQGVDPNARTLTALAKIYGRARWGRDALQLWDKMRELKLPADNILCNTLLSMCADVGLVNEAEQLFNEMKDPECRDVPKPDKWSYTAMINIYGSNGDTDRALQLFGEMLKGGIEPNIMSYTIVIQCLGKAQRIQQAVEVLEAGLEKGLKPDDRLCGCLLSVIALSSGEEMEIVLSSLQKFNQNLVKLIRVLSDAQVGADDITKELKSVLNAAAPEVRRPYCNCLIDVCRNHGFPPQRAREVFHLAQTYGLYTKLQSRKDEEWSLDLRSLSVGAAKTAFDDWMQTVSERWVQQKALPESFSVYTGSSTHKFAQGLASAFAAHLEQMAVPFHASESQAGSFISSRDDLVSWLQMSSSSAVVAG from the coding sequence atggcgccaccaacCGCAGCATCGGCCTCCGCCTCCGCATTCCTCTTCCTCTCCCCGCCGCGGAGCCGCAGCCGCTACCAGCACCCCAAGACTAAGCCGAAGCACACCGCCACCATcctctgctcctcctccgccgccaccgccaccggctCAGCATCGCCCTCCCTCTCCGAACAGCTGGAGCCGCTCTCCCGCACGCTCCTCCACGACAAGCCTACTCCGATCGCGGACCGCCCCACCCCGGAGCCCACCTGGGTGAACCCCACCAGGCCCAAGCCCAGCGTGCTCTCGCtcagccgccaccgccgccgctcccCTTCCGCGAACGCTTCCTCCGCGCCACTGCAGCCGCTGCTGCGTGCCCTCCGCGCGCTGCCCGAGGACGCCGACCTCGCGGCCACCCTGGACGCCTTCTTCCTGCAGCAGGGGGGGCaagggcaggggcaggggcagggcgcGGCGCCGTCCCCCTCCGacgcgctcctcctcctcaacTACCTCCACCCGTCGTGGCGCAAGACGCTCTCCCTCCTCGCCTGGCTGCGCGCGCTCCCCGCCGGCGCCTTCCAGCTCGACACCATCTTCTTCAACGTCGCCCTCAAGTCGCTTCGCGCCGCGCGCCAGTGGCCACACGCCGAGCGCCTCGCGCTCGACATGCTCGACGCGGGCGTGCCCCTCGACAACATCACCTACTCCACGCTCATCACCGCCGCCCGCCGCTGCCGCCAGTTCGCCAAGGCCGTCGAGTGGTTCGAGCGCATGTACGCCGCCGACGGCGTCCTCCCCGACGAGGTCACCTACTCCGCCGTGCTGGACGTCTACGCGCAGCTCGGAATGAAGGAGGAGGTGCTCGCGCTCTTCGACCGCGCCAGGGGCAGCGGCTGGAAGCCCGACCACGTCGCCTTCGCCGTCCTCGCCAAGATGTTCGGGGAGGCCGGCGACTACGAGGGCATCCAGTTCGTCTTCAAAGAGATGACGGAGGTCGGCATCAAGCCCAACATCTTCGTCTACAACGCGCTGCTCGAGGCGCTGGGCAAGACCGGCAAGCCCGGCCTCGCGCGCAACCTGTTCGAGGAAATGGTCGAGCAGGGCGTCGACCCCAACGCGCGCACACTCACCGCGCTCGCCAAGATCTACGGCAGGGCGCGCTGGGGCCGCGACGCGCTCCAGCTCTGGGACAAGATGAGGGAGCTGAAGCTGCCAGCCGATAACATCCTCTGCAACACGTTGCTGAGCATGTGTGCCGACGTGGGGCTCGTGAACGAGGCCGAGCAGCTCTTCAACGAGATGAAGGATCCAGAATGCCGCGATGTCCCAAAGCCAGACAAGTGGAGCTACACGGCCATGATCAACATCTACGGGAGCAACGGGGACACAGACCGCGCGCTCCAGCTGTTTGGGGAAATGCTGAAGGGCGGGATAGAGCCCAATATAATGAGCTACACCATTGTCATCCAATGCCTCGGGAAGGCACAGAGGATACAGCAAGCGGTGGAGGTGCTCGAGGCCGGGCTGGAGAAGGGTCTCAAGCCCGATGATCGGCTCTGTGGGTGCTTGCTCTCTGTCATTGCTCTGAGCAGCGGGGAGGAGATGGAAATTGTGCTTTCTTCGCTGCAAAAGTTCAATCAGAATCTGGTCAAGCTGATCAGAGTGCTCAGTGATGCCCAGGTTGGCGCTGATGATATCACAAAGGAGCTGAAGAGCGTATTGAACGCTGCGGCCCCTGAAGTACGCCGCCCTTACTGCAACTGTTTGATCGATGTATGCCGCAACCATGGCTTCCCTCCTCAGAGAGCAAGAGAAGTCTTCCATCTTGCCCAGACCTACGGTTTGTACACCAAGCTACAAAGCAGAAAGGATGAGGAGTGGTCGCTGGACCTGCGATCGCTCTCGGTTGGTGCAGCCAAGACAGCATTCGATGATTGGATGCAGACTGTCTCGGAGCGCTGGGTGCAGCAAAAGGCTTTGCCAGAGTCCTTCAGCGTTTACACTGGGTCCAGCACCCACAAGTTTGCGCAGGGGCTGGCAAGTGCTTTCGCTGCTCATCTGGAGCAAATGGCGGTGCCATTCCATGCGAGTGAATCTCAAGCTGGCAGCTTCATCAGCTCAAGGGATGATCTGGTCTCATGGTTGCAGATGAGCAGTTCGTCAGCAGTCGTTGCCGGATGA
- the LOC8061383 gene encoding S-norcoclaurine synthase 1, giving the protein MDAKPQNLGGSLPVPNVQDLAARPADELTPLVLHRYIRDDVDADANGDAAASVPVVDLARLLDPSHGEQEAAKLKAACEDWGFFQVLNHGVPDAVIADVKADLQAFFGLPLAEKAAVAQEPGSIEGYGQHFVISADQKLDWADVLFLFTQPLEYRAPRFWPARPATFADSLDRYSGEVQRVATSLLAAMAANLGVADARKLTRIADSQSMRINYYPACPGGAHGRVLGLSPHSDAVGLTLLLQVSAVPGLQIRRHGAWVSVDPIPGALVANVGDVVEVLTNGRYKSIEHRAVVSPTHDRVSVAAFHSAKFGGTYAPLEETMVHGEPPGYKTISVEDYVRMLLSCKLEGKNIMDAMKINP; this is encoded by the coding sequence ATGGACGCCAAGCCGCAGAACCTGGGCGGCTCGCTGCCGGTGCCCAACGTGCAAGACCTGGCTGCGCGCCCCGCCGACGAGCTCACGCCGCTCGTGCTCCACCGCTACATCCGCGACGACGTCGACGCCGACGCCAACGGCGACGCGGCCGCCTCGGTGCCCGTGGTGGACCTCGCAAGGCTCCTGGACCCGTCGCACGGGGAGCAGGAGGCCGCCAAGCTGAAGGCCGCCTGCGAGGACTGGGGCTTCTTCCAGGTGCTCAACCACGGGGTCCCCGACGCGGTGATCGCCGACGTCAAGGCGGACCTGCAGGCCTTCTTCGGCCTCCCGCTGGCCGAGAAGGCCGCGGTGGCGCAGGAGCCCGGCAGCATCGAGGGGTACGGGCAGCACTTCGTCATCTCCGCCGACCAGAAGCTGGACTGGGCCGACGTGCTCTTCCTCTTCACGCAGCCGCTCGAGTACCGGGCCCCGCGCTTCTGGCCGGCGCGCCCGGCCACGTTCGCGGACTCGCTGGACCGCTACTCCGGCGAGGTGCAGCGCGTCGCCACCAGCCTGCTGGCGGCCATGGCCGCCAACCTGGGCGTGGCGGACGCCCGGAAGCTGACGAGGATCGCCGACTCACAGTCCATGCGGATCAACTACTACCCGGCGTGCCCGGGGGGCGCGCACGGCAGGGTGCTGGGCCTGTCGCCGCACTCCGACGCCGTCGGGCTCACGCTGCTGCTCCAGGTCAGCGCCGTCCCGGGTCTGCAGATCCGGCGGCACGGCGCGTGGGTCAGCGTGGACCCCATCCCGGGGGCGCTGGTGGCCAACGTCGGCGACGTCGTCGAGGTGCTCACCAACGGGAGGTACAAGAGCATCGAGCACCGGGCGGTGGTCAGCCCCACCCACGACCGGGTGTCCGTCGCCGCCTTCCACTCCGCCAAGTTCGGCGGCACGTACGCCCCACTGGAGGAGACGATGGTACACGGCGAGCCGCCGGGGTACAAAACCATAAGCGTCGAGGACTACGTCCGGATGCTGCTGTCTTGTAAGCTTGAGGGCAAGAACATCATGGACGCCATGAAGATCAATCCCTGA